The nucleotide window AAATTCCTCCGGCAGTAAGCTTGTCCAATCCAATACCTTGATTGGGTTCTTCTTGATTTCGCTGTATCTTAAGTTTCCCATCTTTGAGCCTCCTTTTTAAAGAAGGATCAGTATATCATAAATCGTAATAACCTTTATTGGCGCCGTTTCGGCCAGTTCCATCAATGACCGGCAGTTCATTGGGATAGTTTTGAAAGGTAATGTACCCAGCCGTGGCATTCCCAGACACGTTGACGGTTGGTTTTTCGTTGTAAATGCCGCTTCGAACCAGCACGGTGCTGCCCGGTGTGGCCGATGTAAAGGCTTTTTGAATTGTTTTCCACGGGGCGATTTCGGTTCCCGCGTTGGTATCGAGCCCGCTGGGAGACACATAATAGGTTCGGACTTGTGCCAAAACTGAGGATGAACAACAACATACGGCTGCAAGCAATAGAAAAGTCAAATATACGCATCGCGACATAGCGCAAATGTCCTCCGATAACTGATTGAATAAATGAAATTGAATTTAGGGGCGTAACGACATCACTTGAGACAGTGCCGTAGTTTACCGATCCCTGGCAAGTCGTGTTGGAAAAGGACCTATACTTTTGTGGCAAACTCACTGAAAAAAGGAGGGGAGTCAGGAGTCAGGAGTCAGTAATGCCAGTTAAGGATTGACGTGTTTTTTGGTTTTCATCCCCGTTGGGATGGAGTAAGGTGAGCCGGTGGTCAGCGTCGCTTTGGACGCGCCACCGCCGGATGCGGGTCAGTTCCAGATTGCCCCCGCCCGGCCAGCCGCCGCCGTAGGCGGCGGCTGGCCGGGCGGGGTGAGGAGGCAACGTTTTCCCAGGGTTAAAACCCTGGGCTACGAGCCTGCCACCCGCTTCGCGGGTTCAAATCCGCTCATTTTTTCAACTCTTAACTGGCATTACTGACTACTGACTCATCAACTACTGACTACTGACTGCTGCCGATGGAGTATTTTTTCAATTTTTCCAAAAAGGTGGTGCGCTTCATGTTCAGGAGCCTGGCTGCTTGCAACTTATTTCCACCGGTTTTTTCCAATGCTTTGGTCAGCAACTCACGTTCAAAACTGGAAACGACCGCCTCAAAATCAACACCGCTTTCAAAATTGACTGATTCCTGTACTTCGGGCGGGGAGGCATAAGATCGAACCGGAGGCGTTGCGGCGACATAGGTTCGTTGAATCTCGTCGGGTAAATCTCGGATTAAAATGGTGGTTGCCGCCCCACTGAGTGCCGCGGCCCGCTCCATGGCATTTTGGAGCTGGCGCACGTTCCCAGCCCACTCATAGCTGGTCAGAACTGGCCAGACTGATTCATCAATTGTTTTGGCCGGCAATCCAACTGATTCACAAAACCGATTGAGGAAAAATTCGGCCATGGGGCGAATGTCTTCGCGTCGCTCACGCAGCGGTGGGAGATTGAGCCGCATGACATTGAGCCGGTAGTATAAATCCGGGCGGAATAGACCTTCCTCAATCCGCTTTTCAAGATTGGCGCTGGTGGCCGCCACGACCCGAACATCAACTTTCACTGATTTGGCCGAGCCCAATTTCTCAAAAGTCCGTTCCTGCAGCACCCGCAACAGTTTGGACTGCAGCGGCAGGCTCATATCCCCGATTTCATCTAAAAACAGAGTTCCGCCATTGGCCTGTTCAAACCGCCCGTCACGAGGCTGGATGGCGCCGGTGTAGGCACCCTTGACGTGGCCAAAGAGTTCATCTTCCAGCAGATGTTCCGGAATGGCGGCACAATTGAGGGCCACAAACGGACGCCTGGCCCGTGGGCTCTTGGCATGAATGGCCCGAACCAGTAATTCCTTTCCGGATCCGGTTTCACCGGTGACCAGCACCGTGGTGTTATAGGGGGCAATGGCTTCGACCTGGGCCAGCAGGTGCTGCATTTTGGGTGCGGTGGCAATCATTGACGACTTGCTGTCACCTGCCGTCGGTTCACTGGATTCAGGTTTGGAACCGGTTTGCTTGCGCGAAAGCGCCACTTCGATCAGGTTTTGGAGGTGGGTAATCGAAATGGGCTTGGCCAGAAAATCCTGAGCGCCGCGCTTCATTGCCTCAACGGCAATCTCGATGGTGCCAGCGCCGGTCATCACAAAAATAGAGATTCCAGGGCAAAGCCGAAGTAAATGCGGAATCAGGTTCAACCCTGACATTCCAGGAAGATGAACATCGAGTACGGCAACTTCAAAGAGCTGAAGTTGCGCCTGCGTCAGTCCCTGCTCGGCACTGGTACAACAACAAATCGAATGCCGCGGGTCCGTCGAACTTTCAAGCAATGCCAATACAGTTTCATCATCGTCCACAAAAAGCAGGTTTGCCACAACTGGTTCCTCAACCTTTCAGCATCCTTTTGCCCTGTCAGAAACCTGACAGCAGTTGACACACAAGATGAATTTTCGTCAGGCAGGATTTCAAATTGACGATTGGGGGTGTGGCCCAACAGGCAAAGTACTGCACTTCTACATCCTGCACGCAAATTCGTCAACATCATTCGTTGGCCAATCGTGGAATAGTAATTGCACCGAAGAGGCATCATTCATCCCTTATCGGCTCTGGTTCTGCGAGCCTGGTGAAGTTGCATTGTGCGGAGGTGTCACCATGAACATCCTTATTTTTGATTTTGCCCCATCATTTCAGGTTTCTGCTATTCGCAGTGCACTTGAACAAGCCAGGACTGACGCGACCGTGGTGGTGGTCAGTACTCCAGATCAAATTGAACCTGTACTGACTGAATTTACACCCGACCTGACTATCTATGTGGTTCATTCTCAAACAGTTGAATCAATTTCTGAAATGTATTACCTGCTGCATGCGGTGCCGTTTGGCAAGTTCCTGTGTCTGGTTGAGGCTGATCAAATCAAAGGTTCCCAGTCTCCGCTGTTTCCAACTCAACCTGGATGGCTCCGCTGTGGCGCCCCAAAACCAACCGCCGAAGCGATTATCGAGTGGTATCAAGCCGAGCCGGGAGACCTCTCGACCAACTCGGTACAGCAAGTCTTACTGGAGTCGGAAAAACGGTACCGAATCGTTTCTGAAATTTCCTCGGATTTTGCCTTTTCACTCCGGCCAGGCCAGGATGGTCGGCTGAGATTTGAGTGGCTCACGGCGGCATTTCAACGCATCACGGGCTATTCGCAAGCGGAAATTGAGAGTCAAGGTGGATGGACCAGCATTGTCCATCCAGATGATCTGGCATTGGCGTTACAACACCTGTCCCGACTCAACAGCGGCCATTCAGATACCCGTGAATATCGGATTGTGACCAAATCTGGAGTTATCCGATGGTTGCGAACCTACAGTCGGCCAATCATTGATCCGCACACCAACCTGGTCACCCAAATTTATGGTGCCTCGCAGGATGTTACGGAAATCAACGCTGGGCGCTTGCTCGAAGCACTGATGCACCAGCTTGACCAAATGGTCCTTCAGGAACTCCCGCTTGAAGATATTGTGTCGTATGCCTGCACCCGGTTGACCAGTCTGTTTAGCTATTCGGTGGTTTGGGTCGGGTTAAAAGAACAAAATGGATCAATCGGAGTCAAAGGCTACTCCGGGTTATGGGCACGCGACTGTCTTTCACAACTCCCGCTGGTCTGGGAAGAAAAACTGGAAACCATTGGACTGGCCGGACTGGCCATTACCTCGGGAAAACCCCAACTCGCCCGCCCAACCGATTTGCATTTGTGGCACTGGCGCAAAGCTGGCCGCTATGGTGTCAGATCAGCCATTGCGCTCCCTCTCATTGCTCGTGGGCAAACGGTGGGTGTGCTCAATATTTATGCCAGTCAAAAAGATGCCTTTAACCAGCATTATCTTTCCTGGCTTGAAGCACTTGCCACCCGGATTGCGATTGCACTGTTGATTTCAATTGATCGCCTGCAATTACGCCTGCAAAGCGCCGCACTTGAGTCCGCCGCCAACGCCATCATTATCACCAACGAATCGGGCAATATCGAGTGGGTAAATGCTGCGTTTACAAAATTTAGCGGGTATACCGCGGCTGAAGTCGCGGGGAAAAACCCGCGAATCCTGCGTTCGGAAGAACATCCACGGGCATTTTTTGAGAAGTTCTGGGAAACACTTATGTCCGGTCAGGTCTGGCACGGTGAACTGATCAACCGGCGTAAAGACGGAACGCTGTACACGGTTCGCCAGACAGTAATTCCGTTGCTTAATCAACACAATGCCATTACTCATTTTGTGGCGGTCCAGGAAGACATTACCCAGCAACGCGAAGAAGAAGCCCGCATGGTGAA belongs to Acidobacteriota bacterium and includes:
- a CDS encoding diguanylate cyclase translates to MNILIFDFAPSFQVSAIRSALEQARTDATVVVVSTPDQIEPVLTEFTPDLTIYVVHSQTVESISEMYYLLHAVPFGKFLCLVEADQIKGSQSPLFPTQPGWLRCGAPKPTAEAIIEWYQAEPGDLSTNSVQQVLLESEKRYRIVSEISSDFAFSLRPGQDGRLRFEWLTAAFQRITGYSQAEIESQGGWTSIVHPDDLALALQHLSRLNSGHSDTREYRIVTKSGVIRWLRTYSRPIIDPHTNLVTQIYGASQDVTEINAGRLLEALMHQLDQMVLQELPLEDIVSYACTRLTSLFSYSVVWVGLKEQNGSIGVKGYSGLWARDCLSQLPLVWEEKLETIGLAGLAITSGKPQLARPTDLHLWHWRKAGRYGVRSAIALPLIARGQTVGVLNIYASQKDAFNQHYLSWLEALATRIAIALLISIDRLQLRLQSAALESAANAIIITNESGNIEWVNAAFTKFSGYTAAEVAGKNPRILRSEEHPRAFFEKFWETLMSGQVWHGELINRRKDGTLYTVRQTVIPLLNQHNAITHFVAVQEDITQQREEEARMVKMAYYDPLTNLPNRTLFQDRLRHALLQGHRNDWRVGVLFVDLDRFKRINDTLGHDAGDQLITEVARRLSTSVRRSDSVARLGGDEFTVILPDLQTAEGALIVAEKIISALSEPILLKGHQVHITASVGIALFPDHAADADGLVTRADIAMYEAKQRGKNTFALYEPGMDLHSDTAFILEHSLPKALQSNQFMVDYQPVFNVESGQPAGIEASLYWKHKERGPLAFAQFVDLAEQSGTLKQIMEWYLQTVIHQFQAWADQVNPEFRFILPIPVASLCETQTIERLRDLVQEFGLSFSWLEIALQESELVSTAGTVQPIFEQLRAEGVNFSLRGFGVGNLPLATLHRLNLHQVSLDSGLMAQLGESESDAILVSGLIELLHHLGMKVGAEGVETEAQIKCLKQFGCDELKGKGGEWWGSSANLDLMIRKSATGEELPFAAVKSFESSDKPLRKIS
- a CDS encoding sigma-54-dependent Fis family transcriptional regulator, coding for MANLLFVDDDETVLALLESSTDPRHSICCCTSAEQGLTQAQLQLFEVAVLDVHLPGMSGLNLIPHLLRLCPGISIFVMTGAGTIEIAVEAMKRGAQDFLAKPISITHLQNLIEVALSRKQTGSKPESSEPTAGDSKSSMIATAPKMQHLLAQVEAIAPYNTTVLVTGETGSGKELLVRAIHAKSPRARRPFVALNCAAIPEHLLEDELFGHVKGAYTGAIQPRDGRFEQANGGTLFLDEIGDMSLPLQSKLLRVLQERTFEKLGSAKSVKVDVRVVAATSANLEKRIEEGLFRPDLYYRLNVMRLNLPPLRERREDIRPMAEFFLNRFCESVGLPAKTIDESVWPVLTSYEWAGNVRQLQNAMERAAALSGAATTILIRDLPDEIQRTYVAATPPVRSYASPPEVQESVNFESGVDFEAVVSSFERELLTKALEKTGGNKLQAARLLNMKRTTFLEKLKKYSIGSSQ
- a CDS encoding DUF1565 domain-containing protein, translated to MSRCVYLTFLLLAAVCCCSSSVLAQVRTYYVSPSGLDTNAGTEIAPWKTIQKAFTSATPGSTVLVRSGIYNEKPTVNVSGNATAGYITFQNYPNELPVIDGTGRNGANKGYYDL